In one Arenibacter antarcticus genomic region, the following are encoded:
- the hutG gene encoding formimidoylglutamase, with protein sequence MKNYIPTNPEIWTGRTSDKELYLHEKVRHINLKEDGLSKFTDQTFAILGYVCDEGVKRNQGRIGASEGPDAIRKQLAKMPNHLSDDTALFEMGNIQCINANMEAAQSSLAETVSRLLELNTFPILLGGGHDIAYGHFNGIKNQLASRSKNKTIGIVNFDAHFDLRSNKSGNNSGTPFYQIAQDLSAENTKLKYLCLGIRKDANIKSLFDTAKNLNVGVIENKNFNLHHLANIKIKLERFIKEADYLCTTIDLDGFSSAYAPGVSAPSPMGFSPEIVMECLEIIRDSEKMISLDIAEMNPTYDIDDQTAKLAASLIHFVLHQ encoded by the coding sequence ATGAAAAACTATATCCCTACAAACCCTGAGATCTGGACCGGAAGAACCTCCGACAAAGAACTCTACCTCCATGAAAAGGTGCGTCATATTAATTTAAAAGAAGACGGTCTCTCCAAATTTACCGACCAAACCTTTGCTATTTTAGGTTATGTATGTGATGAAGGGGTAAAAAGAAATCAAGGTCGGATCGGTGCTTCGGAGGGACCCGATGCTATCCGGAAGCAATTGGCAAAAATGCCAAACCATCTAAGTGACGATACCGCACTTTTTGAAATGGGCAACATTCAATGTATAAACGCCAATATGGAAGCTGCCCAAAGCTCCCTAGCAGAAACAGTTTCTCGATTATTGGAACTAAATACCTTTCCTATTCTTTTAGGAGGCGGACACGATATTGCTTACGGGCATTTTAACGGAATTAAAAATCAACTTGCTTCTCGAAGCAAGAACAAAACTATTGGCATCGTCAATTTTGATGCACACTTTGACCTACGCTCCAACAAATCAGGGAATAATTCTGGCACACCTTTTTATCAAATTGCACAGGACCTAAGTGCGGAAAATACGAAGTTAAAATATTTGTGCCTTGGCATTCGTAAGGATGCCAATATAAAATCTCTTTTTGATACCGCAAAGAATTTAAACGTGGGCGTTATTGAAAATAAAAATTTCAATCTGCACCATTTAGCCAACATCAAAATTAAATTAGAGCGATTTATAAAAGAGGCAGATTATTTATGCACTACCATTGATCTAGACGGATTTTCCTCTGCCTACGCTCCTGGGGTCAGTGCGCCATCGCCAATGGGGTTCTCGCCAGAAATAGTTATGGAATGTTTGGAAATTATTAGGGATTCTGAAAAAATGATCAGTTTAGATATTGCAGAAATGAATCCTACCTACGATATAGACGATCAAACAGCAAAATTGGCTGCTTCCTTAATCCACTTTGTATTGCATCAATAA
- a CDS encoding homogentisate 1,2-dioxygenase, with protein sequence MPLYHKLGNIPQKRHTIFKKPDGGLHYEQLFGTIGFEGMSSLMYHLHRPTMVKEVGKTLDISPRATVDHNIKSRLLKGFEIKPADDFLDSRKVVLFNSDVQLTLASPKKSMTEYFYKNADADELLFVHKGSGTLKTMLGEINFKYGDYLIIPRGMIYQIHFETEENRLFITESYHPIYTPKRYRNWFGQHLEHAPFCERDFKLPSNLQTHDELGNFLLKVKKQGQLHHLVYASHPFDVVGWDGYNYPYGFSIHNFEPITGRIHQPPPVHQTFETSAFVVCSFVPRLYDYHPQSIPAPYNHSNIDSDEVLYYVEGDFMSRKNIDQGYISLHPAGIPHGPHPGTYEASIGKSRTEELAVMVDTFKPLQLTQAAMEIDDGNYYQSWLE encoded by the coding sequence ATGCCATTATACCATAAGCTAGGTAATATTCCTCAGAAAAGACATACCATCTTTAAGAAGCCCGATGGAGGCCTGCATTATGAGCAGCTTTTTGGAACTATAGGTTTTGAAGGGATGTCCTCCTTAATGTATCACCTGCACCGACCTACGATGGTAAAGGAGGTGGGCAAAACATTGGATATCTCCCCGAGGGCCACGGTAGACCACAATATAAAATCGCGATTGCTAAAAGGCTTTGAGATTAAACCCGCAGATGATTTCTTGGATAGTAGAAAAGTGGTCTTATTCAATTCCGATGTACAATTAACATTGGCTTCTCCCAAAAAATCCATGACCGAATACTTTTATAAGAATGCGGATGCCGATGAATTGTTGTTTGTGCACAAGGGAAGTGGCACTTTAAAGACCATGTTGGGAGAGATTAATTTTAAATATGGCGATTACCTTATAATTCCGAGGGGAATGATCTATCAAATACATTTTGAGACCGAGGAAAATAGGTTGTTCATTACGGAATCCTATCACCCAATATACACCCCTAAAAGATATCGGAATTGGTTTGGTCAACACTTGGAACATGCACCGTTTTGCGAGCGCGATTTTAAGCTCCCTTCTAATTTGCAAACACATGATGAGCTAGGGAATTTTCTGTTAAAAGTTAAAAAACAAGGACAGTTGCATCATTTGGTATATGCCTCGCACCCTTTTGATGTAGTTGGATGGGACGGTTATAACTATCCCTATGGCTTCTCTATCCATAATTTTGAACCTATTACTGGCCGAATACACCAACCGCCCCCAGTGCATCAGACTTTTGAGACCTCAGCCTTTGTGGTCTGTTCCTTTGTGCCAAGGTTGTACGATTATCACCCCCAGTCCATTCCGGCTCCATACAATCATTCCAATATAGATTCTGATGAGGTTTTGTATTATGTGGAGGGAGATTTTATGAGTAGAAAGAATATAGATCAGGGATATATTTCCTTGCATCCCGCGGGAATACCTCATGGGCCACATCCAGGTACCTATGAGGCCAGTATAGGAAAATCCAGAACAGAAGAATTGGCAGTAATGGTAGATACTTTTAAACCCTTACAACTCACTCAGGCCGCTATGGAGATTGATGATGGTAACTATTACCAATCGTGGTTGGAATAG
- a CDS encoding NrtR DNA-binding winged helix domain-containing protein — translation MDTKISYTGHPKILVATDCIVFGFDEGVLKILVFKRRIEPFKGEWSLIGNFVEEEESVTEAARRVLYQFTGLENIFLKELKVYSDVKRDSGARCISIAQYALIRIHDYDKGQVEGHGAKWFAMNELPGLVLDHNNMISDALDHLRQKATRKPIGFELLPEKFTIPQLQILYESIFQKKLDDRNFRKKVLSFDLLIKLDEKDKSTSKKGAFLYRFDYRKYKKLEKSGFNFVL, via the coding sequence TTGGACACAAAAATCAGCTATACCGGACATCCTAAAATTCTAGTGGCAACGGACTGCATTGTTTTTGGTTTTGACGAGGGAGTGTTAAAAATTTTAGTCTTTAAGCGAAGGATAGAACCGTTTAAAGGGGAATGGTCTTTAATTGGTAATTTTGTGGAGGAAGAAGAAAGTGTAACCGAGGCGGCCAGGCGAGTATTGTATCAATTCACAGGGCTGGAGAATATTTTTCTGAAAGAGCTGAAGGTGTATAGCGATGTAAAACGCGATTCCGGTGCCCGGTGTATTTCTATTGCACAGTACGCCCTAATTAGGATTCATGATTATGATAAGGGGCAGGTTGAAGGTCATGGGGCCAAATGGTTTGCCATGAATGAGCTACCAGGTCTGGTTTTAGACCACAATAACATGATTTCAGATGCGTTGGATCACCTTAGGCAAAAGGCGACCAGGAAGCCCATTGGTTTTGAACTGTTGCCTGAAAAATTCACTATTCCACAACTCCAGATATTATATGAATCTATCTTCCAAAAAAAATTGGACGATCGGAATTTCAGGAAGAAAGTATTGTCCTTTGATCTCCTTATTAAATTGGATGAGAAAGATAAGTCTACCTCTAAAAAAGGAGCATTTTTATACCGGTTCGATTATAGGAAATATAAAAAATTGGAAAAGTCAGGGTTTAATTTTGTGCTTTAG
- a CDS encoding universal stress protein: MKKILLPTDFSANAWNATKYAISLYKDEECTFYVLNTYTPTIAHSRFMASAVTGKACEDVVKCNSEKGLKQLLERIEKEFPNAKHKFVPISSFSLLVDEVKNIIEAKNIDLVITGTKGATGLEEVFMGSNSVRIIKSVKNCPVLAIPQYFKFKTPSEIAFATDFNRFYTTSELQPLLEMAKSFKAAIRIVHVQYEIKSLTEVQQFNLNMLRKYLKEVEHYVHTVSELNSVSKTLEVFSNELGIHLLAMLNYQHSYMEKMTREPVIKRMAFHTQIPLLVIPELGMGTPPHSKHKKQGSVTDTLMDQ, encoded by the coding sequence TTGAAAAAGATATTATTACCAACGGATTTTTCTGCAAATGCTTGGAATGCTACCAAGTATGCAATTTCCCTTTATAAGGACGAAGAATGTACATTTTATGTGCTGAATACTTATACACCTACTATTGCTCATAGCAGATTTATGGCCTCTGCCGTTACTGGAAAAGCTTGTGAGGATGTGGTAAAATGTAATTCGGAAAAAGGATTAAAGCAACTTTTGGAGAGGATTGAGAAAGAATTTCCCAATGCCAAACATAAGTTCGTTCCCATTTCTTCCTTTAGTTTATTGGTAGATGAGGTTAAGAATATAATTGAAGCCAAAAACATTGATCTGGTAATAACCGGGACCAAAGGAGCTACAGGCTTAGAGGAGGTTTTTATGGGCAGCAATTCGGTTAGGATCATTAAATCTGTCAAGAATTGCCCAGTATTGGCAATTCCCCAATATTTTAAATTTAAAACTCCTTCAGAAATTGCCTTTGCAACAGATTTCAATAGATTTTATACTACATCAGAACTACAGCCACTACTGGAGATGGCAAAATCTTTTAAGGCAGCAATACGTATAGTGCACGTACAATACGAAATTAAATCCTTAACGGAAGTTCAGCAATTTAATCTGAATATGTTGCGGAAGTACTTAAAAGAAGTGGAACATTATGTTCATACCGTTTCAGAATTAAACTCCGTTTCCAAGACTTTGGAGGTTTTTTCCAATGAACTGGGAATTCACTTGTTGGCCATGTTAAATTACCAACATAGTTATATGGAGAAAATGACCAGGGAGCCGGTAATAAAACGTATGGCCTTTCATACCCAAATCCCGTTATTGGTCATTCCAGAATTAGGTATGGGAACCCCACCACATAGTAAACACAAAAAACAAGGATCCGTTACCGATACCCTCATGGATCAATAG
- a CDS encoding Crp/Fnr family transcriptional regulator produces MSRCENCIIREFNSLRAMSKEELKKVSDTKTTKILKKGETIFEEGEKLNGVYCVREGVSKLSKLSPNGKDQIVKLATKGSVLGQRSVIAEELSNLSATAINDMEVCFIPKDAIVDTLNSNPNFAVEVLRHMAHDLKEADDVIVNMSQKTVKQRVAEAFIYLDDNFGVDNEGFLALTLSREDIANVVGTATESAIRIISEFKKMGLIKASGKKIGIINPKGLADLIVGM; encoded by the coding sequence ATGAGTAGATGTGAAAATTGTATTATTCGCGAATTTAATTCTTTGCGGGCAATGAGCAAGGAAGAATTAAAAAAGGTCTCGGACACTAAAACTACCAAGATACTTAAAAAAGGCGAAACCATATTTGAGGAGGGGGAAAAGCTAAACGGCGTTTATTGTGTGCGGGAAGGAGTTTCTAAACTTTCCAAGTTAAGTCCAAATGGTAAAGATCAAATTGTAAAGTTGGCGACCAAGGGTTCTGTCTTGGGGCAACGTTCTGTTATAGCCGAAGAATTATCCAATCTTAGCGCTACTGCAATTAATGATATGGAAGTTTGTTTTATACCTAAGGATGCTATTGTGGACACTTTAAATAGTAATCCCAATTTTGCTGTTGAGGTATTACGGCATATGGCACACGATTTAAAGGAAGCCGATGATGTTATTGTAAATATGTCCCAAAAAACGGTAAAACAACGGGTTGCAGAAGCCTTTATTTATCTAGACGATAATTTTGGGGTGGATAATGAAGGATTTTTGGCTCTTACCCTATCGAGGGAGGATATTGCCAATGTAGTGGGAACAGCTACAGAATCTGCTATCAGGATTATTTCAGAATTTAAAAAGATGGGTCTGATCAAAGCTTCCGGAAAGAAAATAGGCATTATTAACCCTAAAGGACTTGCCGATCTTATAGTGGGGATGTAG
- a CDS encoding heavy metal translocating P-type ATPase metal-binding domain-containing protein, with protein MDTPTCYHCGDTCGNTTINYDDRSFCCNGCKTVYEIFSNNDLSYYYDLQSAAGTTPNEMEGKFDFLESEKIQEKLIEFNDNGLQIVNLQIPHIHCSSCIWILENLNRLAPGISSSQVDFPEKTVRVNYNSEKTPLKDVVLLLARIGYEPYISLKDFDNVKKIKDRSLIYKLGIAGFAFGNVMFLSFPEYFDVGEYWLEQFKVVFRWLMFAFSLPVVFYSGQDFFISAYKGLRSRFLNIDVPIALGILVLFIRSTVEIIFDWGSGFFDSLTGLVFFLLLGKFFQQKTYSYLSFERDYKSYFPIAITRITKENKEENVQVYDLEKGDRILIRSGEIIPVDAILMSGSAKIDYSFVTGESEPVHKNSGDKIFAGGKQLGSAIEIEAVKSVSQSYLTQLWSNAVFQEDKSSSFKTLTDRIGKRFTIAVLTIAFVSSAVWLFLDPGKIINVFTAVLIIACPCAIALAAPFTLGNMLRIFGRHKFYLKDTKSIEQLAQIDTGIFDKTGTITTAADSQVHYEGMELTLEEESLLKNTLRSSNHPLSRKLYELLADHDIITLTDYEEQLGQGITGTTVHDKIKIGSPSFVGSNLNNPTENTAVHISANDQYKGRYIFQNHYREGVEKIFKDMSTDMELAILSGDNDGERATLSKLLPKGTALYFNQKPENKLEFISRLQEQHKKVLMVGDGLNDAGALAQSDVGIAISENINVFSPACDGILDAKNFKHLYLYILASRKAIKIIKLSFLLSLMYNVVGLYFAVTGQLEPVIAAILMPLSSISIVAFTTVSTNLLGRKLDK; from the coding sequence ATGGATACGCCAACTTGTTACCATTGTGGTGATACTTGTGGGAACACTACTATAAACTATGATGATAGAAGTTTTTGTTGCAATGGCTGCAAAACAGTTTACGAGATTTTCTCCAACAATGACCTATCCTATTATTATGACCTACAATCTGCTGCAGGGACCACACCCAACGAAATGGAAGGGAAATTTGATTTTCTTGAGTCTGAAAAGATCCAGGAAAAACTTATCGAATTTAACGACAATGGTCTTCAAATCGTAAATTTACAAATACCACATATACATTGTAGCTCTTGTATTTGGATATTGGAAAACCTAAATAGATTGGCTCCGGGAATTTCAAGTTCCCAGGTAGACTTTCCTGAAAAGACAGTAAGAGTCAACTATAATTCGGAAAAAACACCCCTAAAAGACGTAGTACTACTTTTGGCAAGGATTGGGTATGAACCCTATATTTCCTTAAAGGATTTTGATAACGTTAAAAAGATTAAAGACAGGAGTCTAATCTATAAATTAGGTATTGCAGGGTTTGCATTTGGCAATGTGATGTTCCTTTCTTTCCCTGAATATTTTGATGTTGGAGAGTATTGGCTGGAACAATTTAAAGTCGTTTTTAGATGGCTGATGTTCGCATTCTCCCTACCTGTGGTTTTTTATTCTGGACAAGATTTTTTTATTTCGGCATACAAAGGTTTAAGGTCGCGTTTCCTTAATATTGATGTCCCAATTGCATTGGGAATCTTGGTCCTTTTTATCAGGAGTACTGTTGAAATAATATTTGATTGGGGTTCCGGTTTCTTCGACAGTCTTACCGGATTGGTGTTTTTCTTGCTTCTGGGCAAGTTCTTTCAGCAAAAGACATACTCCTACCTATCCTTTGAACGCGATTATAAATCCTATTTCCCTATTGCAATTACGCGAATTACCAAAGAGAATAAGGAAGAAAACGTACAGGTCTATGATCTGGAAAAAGGCGACCGAATTCTGATACGCAGTGGTGAAATAATTCCTGTTGATGCTATATTGATGAGCGGCAGTGCAAAAATAGATTACAGTTTTGTTACCGGGGAATCTGAGCCTGTCCATAAAAATTCTGGCGATAAAATTTTTGCTGGAGGCAAGCAATTGGGCAGTGCCATTGAAATTGAAGCCGTAAAATCCGTTTCACAAAGCTACCTTACACAGCTTTGGAGCAATGCCGTTTTCCAAGAAGACAAATCGAGCAGTTTTAAAACGTTGACCGACCGTATTGGCAAGCGATTTACTATTGCAGTACTTACTATAGCCTTTGTATCTTCGGCCGTTTGGTTATTTCTAGACCCAGGGAAGATAATTAATGTGTTTACCGCAGTACTTATTATTGCGTGCCCATGCGCCATAGCCTTAGCCGCACCATTTACTTTGGGAAATATGCTGCGAATCTTTGGACGCCATAAATTTTACCTAAAGGACACGAAGTCCATAGAGCAATTAGCACAGATAGACACTGGAATTTTCGATAAAACAGGAACTATAACCACTGCAGCTGATAGCCAGGTTCATTACGAAGGGATGGAATTGACATTAGAGGAGGAATCCTTGCTTAAGAACACCTTGCGGTCCTCTAACCACCCCTTAAGTAGAAAACTTTACGAACTTTTGGCAGACCACGACATCATTACGTTAACGGATTATGAGGAGCAATTGGGGCAAGGAATAACAGGCACTACTGTACATGATAAAATAAAAATTGGCTCTCCCTCCTTTGTGGGTAGCAACCTAAATAATCCTACCGAAAATACTGCCGTACATATTAGCGCCAACGATCAATACAAGGGCCGATATATTTTTCAGAACCACTATAGAGAGGGAGTCGAAAAAATTTTCAAAGACATGTCCACCGATATGGAATTGGCCATACTTTCGGGAGATAACGATGGCGAAAGAGCTACCCTCTCCAAATTGCTGCCCAAAGGAACTGCATTGTACTTTAACCAAAAGCCGGAAAATAAACTGGAATTCATAAGTAGGCTTCAGGAACAGCACAAAAAGGTTTTAATGGTTGGAGATGGTCTAAACGACGCAGGGGCCTTGGCACAAAGCGATGTAGGTATTGCCATTTCAGAAAACATAAATGTATTCTCCCCTGCCTGTGACGGAATTTTAGATGCTAAAAACTTTAAGCATCTATACCTATATATTTTAGCATCCCGAAAAGCCATTAAAATTATAAAGCTAAGTTTCCTTCTCTCTTTGATGTACAATGTGGTTGGACTCTATTTTGCGGTTACCGGTCAATTAGAGCCCGTAATAGCGGCAATTTTAATGCCATTAAGCTCTATCAGCATTGTAGCTTTTACAACGGTATCTACCAACCTATTGGGAAGAAAATTGGATAAATAA